The following DNA comes from Petrotoga sp. 9PW.55.5.1.
TTCACCTAGATAGCTCTGGATACTATGAGATTTCTAAAAATATGGGAAATGCTTCCGAGGAGTTTAACATAGATAACCAATTTGAAGGAGAGGTCAAGATTTTTTCTAATGACTAGATACAAATCTATAAAAGAACCAAAAGAGGTAAAATTGAATATTGAACGATCTGAATTTATTGGAAATGTTCAAAAAGTTGATACTTCAGAGTCTGCTCAAGAATTCATTAAAGAAATCTCACAAAAATATATAAACGCTACTCACAACTGTTGGGCCTATAAGGTTTATGAAAACGAAAGAGAAATTTTTAATTATTCAGATAACGGGGAACCATCTGGAACAGCGGGTAAACCAATATTTGGCGTAATTGAAAAATATGGATTAAACAACATCGCAATAGTCGTAACAAGATACTTTGGAGGAGTAAAGTTAGGAATTCGCGGATTAATAGATGCATACTCATCAACTGCAGAAGAAGCAGTAAAGAAATCAAAAGTTGTTAATTATCACAAAACTTCAATCTATGAAGCAGAATGCGATTACAGTCAATTTTCTGAAATTGAACGATTAACTCGAAAAATCTATGATTTTAAGATAATAGATCAAAATTTTGGAGCCAGTGTTCATTTCACGTTTGAAATTCCTGAAGAAAATAGAGCAAGAATATTAAAGATTTTCGAAAACAAAGTAAATAAGATAAAATTTTTGATGAGAGGCGAATCTTTCATAGATAATAACCTTGATTAATTGAGTTTAGATGATTTAGG
Coding sequences within:
- a CDS encoding YigZ family protein, with translation MTRYKSIKEPKEVKLNIERSEFIGNVQKVDTSESAQEFIKEISQKYINATHNCWAYKVYENEREIFNYSDNGEPSGTAGKPIFGVIEKYGLNNIAIVVTRYFGGVKLGIRGLIDAYSSTAEEAVKKSKVVNYHKTSIYEAECDYSQFSEIERLTRKIYDFKIIDQNFGASVHFTFEIPEENRARILKIFENKVNKIKFLMRGESFIDNNLD